One part of the Raphanus sativus cultivar WK10039 chromosome 7, ASM80110v3, whole genome shotgun sequence genome encodes these proteins:
- the LOC108817605 gene encoding 50S ribosomal protein 5, chloroplastic yields the protein MGLLCFNSLTPLSSSSPPRLQLSSFASPVFSLKPNKNRVFLSAYSLSNSHGRSPIVKAAASGVDGAEPESNEEAPKTVAVAAAVSVDKLPLESKEAKEKLLLEQRMKMKLAKKIRLRRKRLVRKRKLRKKGRWPPSKMKKLKNV from the exons ATGGGTCTTCTCTGTTTCAATTCTCTCActcctctctcttcttcatctcctccaAGGCTTCAACTTTCGTCTTTCGCTTCACCAG TTTTCAGCCTTAAACCCAACAAGAACAGAGTCTTTCTCAGTGCTTACAGTTTGAGCAATAGCCATGGAAGATCACCAATTGTGAAGGCAGCTGCTTCTGGCGTGGACGGAGCTGAGCCCGAGAGCAACGAGGAAGCACCTAAGACTGTtgctgttgctgctgctgtCTCAGTGGATAAACTACCATTGGAATCaaaagaagctaaagagaagCTTCTGCTAGAACAGAGGATGAAGATGAAGCTGGCCAAGAAGATTAGGCTACGGAGGAAACGTCTGGTTCGTAAGCGTAAGTTGAGGAAGAAGGGTCGTTGGCCACCTTCCAAGATGAAGAAGCTCAAGAATGTTTGA
- the LOC108817889 gene encoding probable aquaporin SIP2-1 — protein MGRISLVVCDLVLSFMWIWAGVLVNILVHGVLGFSRKDTTGDIVRYLFSVISMFLFAFLQKLTKGGLYNPLTALASGVSGGFRGFIFSVLVRIPVEVMGSVLAVKHIIHVFPEIGKGPKLNVAIHHGALTEGILTFFIVMLSLGLTRKIPGSFFMKTWIASIAKLTLHVLGSDLTGGCMNPAAVMGWAYARGEHITKEHLLVYWLGPVKATLLAVWFFNVVFKPLTEEQQEKPKAKSE, from the exons ATGGGTCGAATAAGTTTAGTGGTTTGTGATCTGGTTCTGTCGTTCATGTGGATATGGGCAGGAGTTCTGGTCAACATCTTAGTCCACGGAGTACTCGGGTTTAGTCGGAAAGATACGACCGGCGATATCGTCCGTTATCTATTCTCCGTCATCTCCATGTTCCTCTTCGCTTTCCTTCAGAAACTCACCAAAGGTGGACTCTACAACCCTTTGACCGCTTTGGCTTCTGGTGTCTCCGGTGGCTTCCGCGGTTTCATCTTCTCCGTCCTGGTTCGCATCCCCGTCGAG GTGATGGGATCAGTCCTTGCGGTTAAACATATCATTCACGTTTTCCCTGAGATTGGAAAAGGACCAAAACTGAACGTAGCAATCCATCACGGCGCTTTAACCGAAGGGATACTAACCTTTTTCATAGTAATGCTCTCATTAGGACTTACAAGGAAGATCCCTGGAAGTTTCTTCATGAAGACTTGGATTGCTAGTATTGCTAAGTTGACTCTTCATGTTCTTGGATCTGATTTAACCGGTGGATGCATGAACCCAGCTGCT GTGATGGGATGGGCTTATGCTCGAGGTGAACACATAACAAAGGAGCATTTACTTGTGTATTGGCTTGGACCTGTCAAGGCTACTTTGCTCGCTGTTTGGTTCTTCAATGTTGTGTTTAAGCCTCTCACTGAAGAACAACAAGAGAAACCTAAGGCCAAATCTGAGTGA
- the LOC108817888 gene encoding magnesium-protoporphyrin IX monomethyl ester [oxidative] cyclase, chloroplastic — MAAEMALVKPISKFASPRLTNPSKCFSGQRFSTVIRMSATSSPPPPATATAKSKKGTKKEIQESLLTPRFYTTDFEEMEQLFNTEINKNLNEEEFIALLQEFKTDYNQTHFVRNKEFKEAADKLQGPLRQIFVEFLERSCTAEFSGFLLYKELGRRLKKTNPVVAEIFSLMSRDEARHAGFLNKGLSDFNLALDLGFLTKARKYTFFKPKFIFYATYLSEKIGYWRYITIYRHLKQNPEFQCYPIFKYFENWCQDENRHGDFFSALMKAQPQFLNDWQAKLWSRFFCLSVYVTMYLNDCQRTDFYEGIGLNTKEFDMHVIIETNRTTARIFPAVLDVENPEFKRKLDRMVVINEKLMAVGQTDDPSFVKNLKRIPLIAGLVSEILAAYLMPPVESGSVDFAEFEPNLVY; from the exons ATGGCCGCTGAAATGGCGTTAGTGAAGCCCATCTCCAAGTTTGCATCCCCAAGACTCACCAACCCGAGCAAATGCTTCTCAGGCCAACGTTTCTCCACCGTGATCAGAATGTCAGCGACCTCCTCGCCGCCTCCTCCTGCAACGGCAACCGCGAAGTCCAAGAAGGGGACGAAGAAAGAGATTCAAGAGTCTCTCCTGACTCCGAGGTTCTACACGACGGATTTCGAGGAGATGGAGCAGCTTTTCAACACGGAGATTAACAAGAACCTTAACGAGGAGGAGTTCATTGCTCTGCTTCAGGAGTTTAAGACTGATTACAACCAGACACATTTCGTGAGGAACAAGGAGTTTAAAGAAGCTGCTGACAAGTTGCAGGGACCTCTCAGACAGATCTTTGTCGAGTTTCTTGAGCGGTCTTGTACTGCAGAGTTCTCTGGTTTCCTTCTCTACAAGGAGCTTGGCAGAAGACTCAAG AAAACAAACCCTGTAGTGGCTGAGATCTTCTCTCTTATGTCCAGAGATGAAGCAAGACATGCCGG GTTCTTGAACAAGGGTTTGTCTGATTTCAACTTGGCTCTTGACTTGGGTTTCCTGACAAAGGCAAGGAAGTACACTTTCTTCAAACCCAAGTTCATCTTCTACGCCACTTACTTATCCGAGAAAATCGGTTACTGGAGGTACATCACAATCTACAGACACCTCAAGCAGAACCCTGAGTTCCAGTGTTACCCTATCTTCAAGTACTTTGAGAACTGGTGCCAAGACGAGAACCGTCACGGAGATTTCTTCTCTGCTTTGATGAAAGCTCAGCCTCAGTTCCTTAATGACTGGCAAGCCAAACTCTGGTCTCGTTTCTTCTGCCTCTCG GTTTATGTGACAATGTACCTTAACGATTGTCAAAGAACTGATTTCTACGAGGGTATTGGGTTAAACACAAAGGAGTTTGATATGCACGTCATCATCGAG ACAAACCGAACCACGGCAAGAATATTCCCGGCTGTGCTGGATGTTGAGAACCCTGAGTTCAAGAGGAAACTGGATAGAATGGTTGTGATCAATGAGAAGCTGATGGCTGTAGGACAAACCGATGATCCTTCCTTCGTCAAGAACCTCAAGAGGATTCCTCTCATTGCTGGTTTAGTCTCAGAGATCTTGGCTGCTTATCTCATGCCTCCTGTTGAGTCTGGCTCTGTTGATTTTGCTGAGTTTGAGCCTAATCTTGTCTATTAG
- the LOC108816673 gene encoding transcription factor ORG2-like has product MCELGPALFPKFGWELTGEHESYSTNATSFLDFPVPNTYEVAHHETSLGVSLSSEVNGIDNSSVMIKKLCHNANERNRRKKINSLFSNLRSCLPASDQLKKLSIPQTVLRTVKYIPELQEQVKKLSLKKEDLLGRVSGQRDTERYVKTQPQAVASYVSTVFATKHGDNEVMVQISSSKIHKFSIYNVLSGLEEDGFVVVDVSSSSSRGERLFYTLHLQVSKTDKLICEELSQRILYLYEERGNYSFK; this is encoded by the exons ATGTGTGAACTGGGCCCTGCATTGTTTCCAAAGTTTGGGTGGGAGTTGACGGGGGAGCACGAGAGCTACTCCACCAATGCCACGTCGTTTCTTGACTTTCCGGTACCAAATACGTATGAAGTGGCTCATCATGAGACCAGCTTAGGGGTTTCTCTTTCGTCCGAGGTAAATGGAATAGACAACAGTTCGGTCATGATCAAAAAGCTTTGTCACAATGCTAATGAGCGTAACCGTCGCAAGAAGATCAACTCTTTGTTCTCAAATCTTCGTTCATGTCTTCCAGCCTCTGATCAACTG AAGAAGCTGAGTATTCCTCAGACGGTTTTGCGTACCGTGAAGTACATACCGGAGCTCCAAGAGCAAGTAAAGAAGCTAAGCCTGAAGAAGGAAGACCTCTTGGGGCGTGTATCGGGTCAAAGAGACACTGAACGTTACGTTAAGACGCAACCACAAGCGGTTGCTAGTTATGTCTCCACCGTTTTTGCGACTAAGCATGGAGACAACGAAGTAATGGTCCAAATCTCATCGTCCAAGATTCATAAGTTCTCGATATATAATGTGTTGAGTGGATTAGAAGAAGATGGGTTTGTTGTTGTGGATGTTTCTTCTTCGAGTTCTCGAGGAGAAAGACTCTTCTACACTTTGCATCTTCAAGTGAGCAAGACTGATAAGCTAATTTGCGAAGAGCTAAGCCAAAGGATATTGTACTTGTATGAGGAACGTGGAAACTACTCGTTCAAATGA
- the LOC108817603 gene encoding LOW QUALITY PROTEIN: probable protein S-acyltransferase 4 (The sequence of the model RefSeq protein was modified relative to this genomic sequence to represent the inferred CDS: inserted 1 base in 1 codon) has protein sequence MAWNETKLKRLYQVWRGSNKFLCGGRLIFGPDASSLYLSTILILGPSVMFFVKMYLKMADPLTKNRNLCVPILSVAWILTLLDIFFLFMTSGRDPGIVPRSLRPPESDDVPDSTTPSMEWVSGRTPNIRLPRVKDVTVNGHTVKVKFCDTCLLYRPPRASHCSICNNCVQRFDHHCXWVGQCIGVRNYRFFFMFISTSTTLCIYVFVFSWLNIFQRHMDEKISIWKAISKDVLSDILIVYCFITVWFVGGLTIFHSYLICTNQTTYENFRYRYDKKENPYNKGVLGNIREIFLSKITPSMNKFRSFVKEEDYMMVETPTSNLGESLVSSKEKIDIEMGGGGRIVDEGGKTYSLPEILRNLNYEDLDDDCEEDDLKAKDHHHHYHHHHHHQNEEITPPFDPFFTSDNVVNKVEKNGQESRGSSSDDGDSGKHVGVSIDDEEKGEGYEQKWSMDSVMNINAGSEDGASSPQSTSPMLRK, from the exons ATGGCCTGGAATGAGACCAAACTCAAGAGGCTCTATCAAGTTTGGAGAGGAAGCAAT aaATTTCTATGTGGAGGGAGGTTAATCTTTGGTCCAGATGCATCATCTCTATATCTATCAACCATCTTGATCCTTGGTCCATCCGTAATGTTCTTTGTAAAAATGTACTTGAAAAtggctgatcctctcaccaagaATCGAAATCTCTGTGTTCCAATTCTCTCTGTCGCTTGGATCCTCACCCTTTTG GACATATTTTTCCTCTTCATGACATCTGGTCGAGATCCTGGGATTGTGCCTAGAAGTCTGAGGCCTCCTGAATCAGATGATGTACCTGACTCAACTACTCCTTCCATGGAATGGGTCAGCGGTAGAACCCCAAATATAAGGTTACCAAGGGTCAAAGATGTTACCGTTAATGGTCATACTGTAAAAGTCAAGTTCTGTGATACTTGTTTGCTTTACCGTCCACCTCGAGCTTCTCATTGTTCCATCTGCAACAACTGTGTGCAGAGATTCGATCATCACT CCTGGGTTGGCCAGTGCATTGGTGTG CGAAACTACCGGTTCTTCTTCATGTTCATATCAACATCAACCACTCTGTGCATAtatgtgtttgtgttttcttGGTTGAACatattccaaagacatatggaTGAGAAGATTAGCATCTGGAAAGCTATTTCCAAAGATGTTCTGTCTGATATTCTCATTGTTTACTGCTTCATTACCGTTTGGTTTGTTGGTGGGCTCACTATATTTCATTCCTATCTCATCTGCACTAACCAG ACTACTTATGAGAATTTCCGTTACCGATATGATAAGAAGGAGAATCCATATAACAAAGGAGTTTTGGGGAACATAAGAGAAATATTTCTTTCTAAGATTACTCCATCCATGAACAAGTTTAGATCATTTGTCAAGGAAGAGGATTACATGATGGTTGAAACTCCTACATCAAATCTTGGTGAAAGTCTAGTGAGCTCAAAAGAGAAGATTGATATTGAAatgggaggaggaggaaggaTAGTTGATGAGGGTGGAAAAACTTACTCACTCCCTGAGATTCTCAGGAATCTAAACTATGAAGACCTCGACGATGATTGTGAGGAAGATGATTTGAAGGCCAAGGATCATCATCACCactaccatcatcatcatcatcatcagaatgAGGAAATCACTCCTCCTTTTGACCCATTTTTCACCAGTGACAATGTTGTTAACAAGGTTGAGAAAAATGGACAAGAGTCAAGAGGATCTTCAAGTGATGATGGAGATTCAGGGAAACACGTTGGAGTCTCCATTGACGATGAAGAAAAAGGTGAAGGGTATGAACAAAAATGGAGTATGGATAGTGTTATGAACATAAACGCAGGATCTGAAGATGGAGCAAGCTCTCCTCAATCTACTTCCCCGATGCTTCGTAAATAG
- the LOC130497631 gene encoding uncharacterized protein LOC130497631 yields MRDMDMEHFSGTIDPIAAHDWKLALKRKLEIIECPPELSLRLTMQYLRGDALVWWEGIRLDHDGLERLTFEDFREFDRKYFPEEAMDKQKSDFDHISQGEMSVREYERKFNQLRRFAGGGITEKDLIRRFLKGMRVDIRNRCRVVTYQRLGDLVEKAAEQEEGLAEEKKLTRAAQIKSGKAPESQRRAGDHSGSPRCPRCHRSHSGQCVRCLVCGKLGHIARYCRVKPLDAPPVGQIIAPTAPVAANQFCYGCNQTGHFVRDCPRRGNAALPPPPKRLAIAPRVFTVGDAQGAEPIAGMLLI; encoded by the coding sequence ATGAGAGACATGGATATGGAGCATTTTAGCGGGACAATAGATCCCATAGCAGCGCACGATTGGAAGTTAGCGCTTAAGCGGAAGTTGGAGATTATTGAGTGTCCACCGGAGTTGTCTCTCAGATTGACTATGCAGTACTTGCGTGGAGATGCTCTTGTTTGGTGGGAAGGAATTCGATTGGATCATGATGGACTCGAGAGGCTTACTTTTGAAGATTTCCGGGAGTTTGATAGGAAGTACTTTCCGGAAGAGGCTATGGATAAGCAGAAGAGTGATTTTGATCATATAAGCCAGGGGGAGATGTCAGTAAGAGAATATGAGCGGAAGTTTAACCAACTTCGCAGATTTGCTGGAGGTGGTATTACAGAAAAAGACTTGATCAGGAGGTTTTTGAAGGGGATGCGAGTGGATATTCGCAACAGATGCCGTGTTGTTACTTACCAGAGATTGGGAGATTTGGTGGAGAAAGCAGCTGAACAGGAGGAAGGTTTGGCAGAAGAGAAGAAGCTTACTAGAGCAGCTCAGATTAAGTCTGGGAAAGCTCCGGAGTCCCAGAGGAGAGCAGGAGACCACTCGGGATCACCGAGATGTCCTCGTTGTCACCGCAGTCATAGTGGGCAGTGTGTGAGGTGCCTTGTTTGCGGTAAGCTAGGACACATTGCGAGGTATTGTCGGGTTAAGCCATTGGATGCGCCACCAGTCGGGCAGATTATCGCGCCAACAGCACCAGTAGCGGCAAACCAGTTTTGTTATGGCTGTAACCAGACGGGTCATTTCGTCAGAGATTGTCCCAGGAGGGGCAATGCAGCGCTTCCACCACCACCGAAGCGCCTAGCCATCGCCCCACGTGTGTTTACGGTTGGAGATGCCCAGGGAGCCGAGCCGATAGCGGGTATGCTTCTTATTTAG